The genomic window CCTCGTCGTCGAGGTACTTCTGATAGGCGTCGGCCTGCGCCGACCGGACGTGTCCCCGCCAGATCCGCGCGATCGGGCGCGTCGACGAGGCGATGTCGGCCGCGCCGGCGGCGGCGGCAAGCGACAGCAGGACGGCGGCCAGCGCCGCCAGGGCAGCGAGCGGCGCCGGCGAGGCGCCGCGACGTGCCGGCGCGGCGCCACGGACGTTTCGGGCGATTCTCGGATTCATTCTCTCCCTCCGGTGCTAGATTATTCCCCGGAGAACTCACGATGAAAAGAACGACGCTCCTCGTCCTCGCGGCGGCGGCCGTCCTCGGGCTCACGGCAGCGGCGCGGCCGCCGGCGACTCCTCCGGACGACATCGTCTTCGAGGGCGGGCTGATCGTCGACGGCACCGGCGGTCCCTCCTTCCGCGGCGACGTCGCGGTCCGAAACGGGAAGATCTCCGCGGTCGGTTCGCTCTCGGAGGCGCGGAAGGCGGCGGCGAAGCGCCGGATCGACGTCCGGGCGCTCGTCGTGACGCCGGGATTCATCGACCTGCTCGGGCAGTCGGAATACAACGTCCTCGTCGACAACCGCGCGGCGTCGAAAATCACGCAGGGAATCACGACCGAGGTCACGGGCGAGGGGCAGTCGATCGCGCCGACGACCCCGAAGCTCATCGCCGAGCAAGAAGACGTCTGGAAGCATTACGGCGTCCGTCCCGACTGGACGACGCTCACCGGCTACTTCGACGCGTTCCGCCGCAAGGGAGCGGCGATCAACCTCGGCACGTTCGTCGGCCTCGGGACGGTCCGCCAGCTCGTGATCGGGACGGAGAACCGCCGCGCGACGACTGCCGAGCTCGAGAAGATGGAGTCGATCGTCGGCGAGGCGATGAAGGAAGGCGCGCTCGGCGTCTCGACGTCGCTCCAGTACGTCCCCG from Thermoanaerobaculia bacterium includes these protein-coding regions:
- a CDS encoding antibiotic biosynthesis monooxygenase — encoded protein: MNPRIARNVRGAAPARRGASPAPLAALAALAAVLLSLAAAAGAADIASSTRPIARIWRGHVRSAQADAYQKYLDDEGIRKLRKIPGNAGAQMFRRDEGKTTEFVVISYWKTAADIKNFTGPDWEKVHALPDDPKYLVGPAATVTHYEVIEDK